The window AGCTATGTTTTGCTTTTGCGCTGTGACTTGGACAGAGTCCTTACAAACGGATCTCACCTTCTGCCTGTCTTTGCTTATGTATTACTTGCTTTCAAGCCACCACATTTCCTAGCACATATCTTCCTTGATGTTTGGGTGTGACCTAAGGTCATCTGTACAGCGAATTGTACAGCTTCTGCATGTTGAAAGTGGCCCTCAGGCAAgcaagattattttttttattttttattttttaaactaatgTAACTAAAAGTTAGAGGTGAGGAAGCGATTTGACTGTAAACTAACAAACTGAGCTGGAGGCATTGCACTGAAAATAGCTGTCAGTGCTTTGTTTGAGGAAAACATTCAGCCTACGTGACCTTGATGCAGTTTCCCTTCATTTTGACAGCTAGTGGTATATGATGGTGACTTGGAGAGAAAAGCAGGATTAGTTATGTGGATTTCTTCTAAATGTTAGTAAATGGCAGTTTCCTGAATAAGAGTGTCTGGTCTTTTGTAGCAGTTTGGCTGGAAAATGAGTGCCAGGCTATCAGATGCAGGGATTCAAGTTGAATGCGGACTGAATAATAGAGAAATATAATGACATATTATATGGTGCACTATAAAGGGAGAGCAGCTCGCTCACAGCGTTTGCTTAAATTAAGACCGCTGTCAAGTAAAGAAGAAGGGTAAAAAGTTGAAATGCTAAAAAACTTGAATATAAAATTGCTTTCAAATAAAAGCTTTGTAATGTAGCTCTGTTTCCCCAGCGTGTCCTGTGCTGGGCAGGAGCAGATGTGTGAAATTTATCCAGCACATggtaatcattttttaaatgggAGATGAGCCCTCATTGGGCTAGAAAAAGGTTGTATTATCAGCTTTTCATCATTACCATGTTGTTACTGTTGCAGCACTGCAGGGGGCAATAATGTCAAAGGTGAGTCACTAGCTGGGGCCAAATCCTCATTTAAGTTTGACAGTGTTTCTAGTAGATGTTGGCAGATGGCTTGAGCATGAACTGAGGGTGCAATTTGGGAAAGGCCTCAGAGGGGACTGGTGGCGACTCATGGGCTGGGCAGCTCCCAGTGTACTAATGAGAAGTGAATTTATTGAATGAACAGCTTGTAGTGCAGGAAGGGGTCATATACAGACAGAGAACCAGAAGGGGCATGCATTGACGTTTATCTCCAATTCACAGCAGTTTAATGTGCACTAAGATTAAAATGTGTGGCAATTTTCCGCCATGAAGACTTTATAGTGAATCAATTTTCAATAAATCAGTTACCATAGTTGCCAGACTGAGCAGGTGTGAGCaaaacattcatacagtctCTCTTTTGATGCTTGTTAGAGAGGTAAACAGTTTCTAAGCATATCAAGTGGAGTAAAATCATGTATGAAGCCAGGTGCCAGGTAATTAGGACATACACAGTGTTTATAGCTGAAGGTGTAAGGATTATATAATTGGCTTGCTACGATGCATGAGTGTCTGTTCTAATGTATTTATGACAGCTAATCAGGCTTAGTGGAGCTGGGTCATCACACAGTTTTGTGAGTGAGTGCAAGCGGTGTGCATCATGTGTACTCTACTTTGTTGATCCGtttttttctatatatttcttaAAGCCTCATAGAAATACATTAAATGGGATTTAAACCATCACTTTTCAACATAAACAGAAAGGTAAGCGTTACATTTAATTGCTGTTTATTACATATGAAGTTCTGTAAAAACAATATAGTTGGACTGTTCTTAAAGCAGAACACTTTCAGAAATGACATCCTTGCACAGTAAGTAAAATGACAGCTAAAAGTAATACAAATACTGTCAGACTGCAAGATGTATGTTTGTCAGAGTTGAAGGATGAAGGAAGCTGCTATTTCTTCCAGGTGAGGCATCCTTCACAGATATAATATGTTAGCAAAAGCTGATTTGCAGGTTTTACATGTGCAGGATGATGCCGACGTTGACCCCTCACATACCGGTACCACAGCCCACCTATTCCCAGGCCAGGGAGAATCTGGTGAAAGCTATCCCACCCAAGCTCCTCTGTCTACTGGCCTGTGGAGGTAAAGATTGTCGCTACGAGGGACCAGAGTGCTGGAAGCTGAACCAGCAAGTTATTCGAGGCATTTTCTCCTCCTGGTGAGAGTGTTTGGCAATCTCACACATAATTTTGTGTTGTGCGTGTTTTAGCAAAACAGTAAGGAGTCCATGCTGACTGTGAACTTCTACTTGTCTCAGGGTAACAGATGACATAGTTGCCATGGCAAGACCATCAAGTTATCTAATTGAGAAGTACAACATCATGGATCAGTTTCAAAGGTAATCACTGATCAGTATTGTCTGTGTAGTAAATTGATGCATGACGCCCGCATCCTTACAGTAATTACTACAAAAAAGGAAGGACATAAAGCATCTTGTATCACTTTTTTACAACGACACTTGATGATCGTAGTAGTTTTAGAGCTTCTGGAACTGTGGACACATAGCAAGTAACAACCAAAAAACCTTTGAGATGAACACCAAGTGTCTGCAGGTTTCCTCCATTCTTTGACTTTACTTTCAGGTTAAACATCAGGTCGATCATTAACATGCAGCTCCCAGGCGAGCATGCTCACTGTGGACCTCCTCTGGACCCTGAAAGTGGTTTCACCTACTCTCCTCAGGTCTTCATGGACAATGACAGTGAGATCTTAAAACACTGAAAGCAAAGCATATTTACTTTCAATACagaaaacagtttattttgtgtgcGAACATTATGCTGATGGCTTTAATGCTCTTTCCTTCAGCTCACTGTTCTTATGTACATATGTTTATGTGCAGTTTACTTTTACAACTTTGGGATGCCAGATTTTGGAGTGTCATCTCTTGTTGGGTTAATTGACGCAGTGAAGGTTATTGCCTTTGCGGTGAGGGAAGGAAGAGTGGCCGTGCACTGTCATGCAGGCCTGGGGAGGACAGGTAGGATTAAAAATATATTCCGTGTAAGTAAGTATTGCATGTTGCAGATTGGCCACACATAATGCTCTTGCTGTGTTCCTGATCGCCAGGTGTCCTGATAGCTTGCTACTTAATCTACACCTTGCGCATCAGCCCGAGTGAGGCCGTCCACTTTGTGCGGATTAAACGACCTCGCTCTATCCAAACCCGGGCACAGATAAGCAAGGTGTTTGATTTTGCTCGCCTGCTTGGCACACAGCTGGTTCAATACCCAGACCTTAGCCTGAGGCACGGAGCCCCTTTCACCCTGCAGCACTATCTAAACCGACAAGCACTCCTACTGCACGGCAAGGAGGCTCGCAATCTCAGACAAACACCAAAGGTCTGGATTTTGTCATCATAATACATTAATCCTGTGTCATGAAATGCCTGGATTGTAGAGCAATTAACCTTCTCCTCTTTTCTGACTTCCACTTGATTAGGTGGTGTACCTCCTGTGTGTGCGGCTCTCCTGCTTGGCTCTGGGTCTTCCTTCACCTCCAGAGGTCTATGCTGAACTGGACAAGAGGTCTGCACTTAGGGTCCTGAGCAGCACTGTGAGAGAGACTCTGGTGTCTAAGAAGTACTTGCCCTTGCTGAGAGAAGGTCATAGAAGCTCGTGGGCAGGTTCGGGGTCAATGTCCTCATGGGACGACCCGTTAGGATTCTTGGAGAGGAAAAGGGAGGTACTGATGGACAAACGCAGCTACAGTGACTCTGATCTCAGCAAGATCAAGGTAAATGAGGTCAAATATCAAAATTGTGCATACAGAATTATTAAAATTCTTGAATAATAATGTAAAATGGGTCTGGTTATAAAGGATTTGTCCCCCTTTGTTGCATTTTGTACTGAAGGGATCAGAGCTGAATCCATACTGCACCACAGCTCTTGGAGATGAGAAACACTGGTGTTTGCCGGAACGTATGCGAGCTGATCTCAGACCAGTTAGTCCAGTTTTTGGTGGGCTTTCATCAGGCTACCAAACCACCAAAAAGGAAACTCATATACTCAATATTCCAGTGTCCAGCATGAGAACAAACAGCAGCTGTGCTAAGCAGTCAAAGTGCAAGGCTAAAAAGGCTCTACCCAAATACAGCTCCAATGTGGAGGTAaccttacatttatttttaaaaatggtaaCAGTAAAGAGAGCTTTGCTGTAGATGTGTTCTAACCAATTTCACATGCAGCTGTGCAGAAATCCACATAACCTAGGCCCGACCTCGACGGCTCGTCCTGTAGCTAAAGCAATGGCAGAGCAGGGTCTTTCAGGAGAAACAGTTCTGCAAAGGTCGGCTCTGCTGCAGGTAAAATGAACAAACAAGTAATCATCGTTATCAATCAGAACATATCAGTGAATTCATACTACTGCTCACATTTTCTATAGGAGGAACTGAATAGTAGTGAGTGTGGCTGGGCTCTGCTGGTCACTGAATCAGATCCTCATGTTCTCTGCTGTCTCTTGTGGACCTGGCTGGAGAAGCTGAGGGTTAGTGGCATCACACAAGGAATTTCTGATTAAGCACCCTGTACTGCAGTAAACATTTGTCTCTCACTTTTATTGGTTTTCTCCAATCTCATTCAGGACCCTGTCCTGAGTGCCGAGGACATAGAAAGACTGAGTATTAGAGCAAGCAACAGGAATCCTCTCAGTGTGCTCAAGAAAGTAAGCAAACAATCTCCTGGGCTTTCTTACTaagcatttatacatttatacttAGATCTCCTTAGATGCAAGATGTTATTTGGCATATTACATTGTTACAGCCACAGAGACACACCATTTACTGTCTGCTGAGCTGCGTGAGCACAGTCACCAGCCTTTGTCCACACAGAGAGGAGGCAGTGCTTCACCGCCTGATACGGGCACTTACAAGGGTAAGACAGAGTGGAAGTTCAATGAGTAAATCATGTTGCATTTATTCTAAATatgaaaactttttttcaagtgttatcattttccttttttttaaaataaacacacatatatacatatatcttaCAGCACTCCCAAGAGGAAATGGAAAGCCTTGCACCTCTAATGAAAGTCATGAAGGCCACTTTGAGAGAAACCTTCCACAACTACAGATACTTCACTAGAGCCTGCAGCACCAATGCTACACTTTGAAGACAAGAGTttatacagaaacaaaaactgatactgcatattgttgttgttggggttttttccccccacagagACATTTTGAcaaatcagagaaaaaaaattgaggtGCAAGcacttaaataaatgattgCTTAATTCTGTCTAATTACTTTAGTTGTAGGATCCTGTAAGTGTTTGCCATTACACTGAGATGCCACTTTTTTCATAATTCCAAATATGACAAAATAGAGCACCCACTATGAAAAATGCCCTTTACAGTTTGGTTTTTGGAGTGCATTTAAAGCAGAATTTGACATATAAAGACCAACCTCCCCCTTCATGTCTCATCTTTAtcttcccttttttaaaatatcactATTTCACAATAAATGTGGGCCTAACAAAATTGCTAATAACCTATACTGATTTAGATGTAAGAAATAAAGTATCACCTACACAATCTAACAAGAACTATTACCTGCTCTACTCTTTCAGTCTAAGCCGTGTTAATGTGTTTCAATTTTAACTGTCCCCTCTGGCactaaaatattttgtttatgaTGTGTCCTGCTTACACTGTTACACACTTCACAGGGGACAATGAAAATGTGCCAATGCCTATAAATTAAGCCTACGATATTTCCAGTAGAGGGGATTAAGATTAAGtcatatatttgtttgtt is drawn from Pelmatolapia mariae isolate MD_Pm_ZW linkage group LG7, Pm_UMD_F_2, whole genome shotgun sequence and contains these coding sequences:
- the zgc:77752 gene encoding protein tyrosine phosphatase domain-containing protein 1; amino-acid sequence: MMPTLTPHIPVPQPTYSQARENLVKAIPPKLLCLLACGGKDCRYEGPECWKLNQQVIRGIFSSWVTDDIVAMARPSSYLIEKYNIMDQFQRLNIRSIINMQLPGEHAHCGPPLDPESGFTYSPQVFMDNDIYFYNFGMPDFGVSSLVGLIDAVKVIAFAVREGRVAVHCHAGLGRTGVLIACYLIYTLRISPSEAVHFVRIKRPRSIQTRAQISKVFDFARLLGTQLVQYPDLSLRHGAPFTLQHYLNRQALLLHGKEARNLRQTPKVVYLLCVRLSCLALGLPSPPEVYAELDKRSALRVLSSTVRETLVSKKYLPLLREGHRSSWAGSGSMSSWDDPLGFLERKREVLMDKRSYSDSDLSKIKGSELNPYCTTALGDEKHWCLPERMRADLRPVSPVFGGLSSGYQTTKKETHILNIPVSSMRTNSSCAKQSKCKAKKALPKYSSNVELCRNPHNLGPTSTARPVAKAMAEQGLSGETVLQRSALLQEELNSSECGWALLVTESDPHVLCCLLWTWLEKLRDPVLSAEDIERLSIRASNRNPLSVLKKPQRHTIYCLLSCVSTVTSLCPHREEAVLHRLIRALTRHSQEEMESLAPLMKVMKATLRETFHNYRYFTRACSTNATL